The window AATTCATCCTTAATAGTTATAATTTTATAAAACTCGTCGTTTTGTCCAAGTTCGTTTAAAATGCCAGTATTTGTAGAAATAACCGGAACACCACAAGATAATGCTTCAGTCATAACAATTCCAAAAGTTTCATAATTACTAAATGAAATATAAATGTCGGTTTCTTGTAAATATGTTACAAGTTTTTCTTGAGAAACATGATTGATAAACTCAATTTTGGCTTTAGAGAAATTTAAGGTATTTATTAATTCCAGATATTGATCTTGTTTGCCACCAACAAATTTCCAAGTAAATTCACCAATTTTGTTTTCTAACCGTTTAGCAACTTTTAACATGCCAGAAATGTTTTTATGATGATCTAATAAGCTAGATACATGTAATAAATTAAAAAAAGTATTCGTCTTTTCTTTAGGCGTAAATAAGGATGTATTTACAACATTTCCTATTTTTTTATAGTTGCCTTTAAATCCAGTTTTTTGCATAGATTCTTCTAATTCTGTAGAAACAGGGCAAATTAAAAAAGCCTTTTTACATATTAGTTTAGAAATGTATTTTTCTATAAAACTAATGTCATTTACTTGCGGATAAAGATATCTAGTCCAATGTTCAGTAATAATGTATTTCTTCTTTTTAAACCAGTTTAAATACAGAGCAAATAAGCCAAAAGGATACAAAACATTTAGATGAACTAAATCAAAAGATTGTATTTTACTTAAAATTGTTTTAAATGCTTTCAAAAATAAAACCCCTTTCAAAAACGGATTTTTAGTTGCTTTTATATAAGCAATATATGTTTTTACCCCATTTATTGTTTCAAAAGAATACTCAATATTTTGAGAGTAATTTTTATTCGTTACAATATGTAATACACTCACTGTATTTTCTAAAGTTACAGCTTCTGCATGTCTTTGAATAAAATCACCATTAGTAAGGTTAACCTTTGAAGGATACCATCCACAGAGAAATAAAATATGCTGTTTTTGACTCAATTTTTAAAGGATTTAAGACAATAAATTTAAACGAAAATACGCTAATATTATTCAAATTAAAGTATTTTAGGCGTATGAATATTAAACACATTTTTTTCGATTTAGATCATACGTTATGGGATTTTGACAAAAATTCAGAACTTACCTTTCAAGAAGTCTTTCAAGAATTAGAAATTCCATTTAAGGTAAATGATTTTTTAGAAGTCTATATGCCAATTAATTTAAATTATTGGAGACTTTTTAGAGAAGAAAAAGTTAGTAAATCTAAACTGCGTTATGGAAGACTAAAAGATTCATTTAATGAACTTGAATATGCTATTTCAGATGAAAATATTAATAAAATAGCAGATTTATACATAGAATATTTACCGAATCATAATTTTCTGTTAGAAGGCACTTTTGACTTGTTAGATTACCTAAAATCAAAATATAAAATGCACATAATTACCAATGGTTTTGATGAGGTACAACATTTAAAAGTAAAAAAATCGGGCTTAAATTTTTATTTTGATAA of the Tenacibaculum todarodis genome contains:
- a CDS encoding glycosyltransferase family 4 protein, which translates into the protein MSQKQHILFLCGWYPSKVNLTNGDFIQRHAEAVTLENTVSVLHIVTNKNYSQNIEYSFETINGVKTYIAYIKATKNPFLKGVLFLKAFKTILSKIQSFDLVHLNVLYPFGLFALYLNWFKKKKYIITEHWTRYLYPQVNDISFIEKYISKLICKKAFLICPVSTELEESMQKTGFKGNYKKIGNVVNTSLFTPKEKTNTFFNLLHVSSLLDHHKNISGMLKVAKRLENKIGEFTWKFVGGKQDQYLELINTLNFSKAKIEFINHVSQEKLVTYLQETDIYISFSNYETFGIVMTEALSCGVPVISTNTGILNELGQNDEFYKIITIKDELALLEEILKFKNTSKKSNQLKMHNFIVENYSKKAISKQFSEIYHKSIKA
- a CDS encoding YjjG family noncanonical pyrimidine nucleotidase, whose amino-acid sequence is MNIKHIFFDLDHTLWDFDKNSELTFQEVFQELEIPFKVNDFLEVYMPINLNYWRLFREEKVSKSKLRYGRLKDSFNELEYAISDENINKIADLYIEYLPNHNFLLEGTFDLLDYLKSKYKMHIITNGFDEVQHLKVKKSGLNFYFDKIITSESVGVKKPNPKIFEFALNQANTIPQESIMIGDSFEADVIGAIEFGMMAIHCNFTAAKNKIGGIVSVNSLKEIKDYL